A part of Carcharodon carcharias isolate sCarCar2 chromosome 6, sCarCar2.pri, whole genome shotgun sequence genomic DNA contains:
- the rnf139 gene encoding E3 ubiquitin-protein ligase RNF139 — protein sequence MSSQWVSMGSHLRGVLDVALRVPCIFVIDAILNSYFDGVETLSTMARQVSQRLLGLLLSCVILVLSQRALFRLYVFGCVILLAATSVLVNYYTTLHIDFYNAYYSAVFGMQLLPRNGPTLWLALIAVQLTIGIGYATLLSIPSVFSALTMVNFLLPILGLALELPEDIQNLLVAFSGVYITAQTVFYVTLNLKWFYYTIRYVYLLVRHMYRIYGLQVIVEDTWKRIRFPDVLRVFWLTRLMAQAIILVYVVKVTQSDSENKSYFISWSDSWEVLCSLIISGCDSTLTVLGMSAVISSLAHYLGLGILAFIGSTEEEDKRLGFVAPVLFFILALQTGLSGLEPEERLVRLSRNMCLLLTAILHFIHGMTDPVLMSLSASHVSSLRRHLPVLMVSISLFILPIILSCTLWQVHTLNTWLFAVTAFCVELCLKVIVSLTVYTLFIIDGYYNVLWEKLDDYIYYVRSTGNVIEFIFGVIMFGNGAYTMMFESGSKIRACMMCLHAYFNIYLQAKNGWKTFINRRTAVKKINSLPEVRGNRLHDIGDVCAICYQEFTTSARITPCNHYFHALCLRKWLYIQDTCPMCHQGVYIEDNQNESSVFVNNNGNVPQHQPVVENLVVAAAAVDADSDLNEDNDSIEYDEEEWTTQNGNAGVEDEYLDDDTDASDE from the coding sequence GTCTGTTATTGTCATGTGTCATCCTTGTCTTATCCCAAAGGGCACTCTTCAGACTGTACGTGTTTGGCTGTGTTATTCTACTTGCTGCAACTTCTGTCCTAGTAAACTACTACACCACACTCCACATAGATTTCTACAATGCCTACTACTCTGCTGTGTTTGGGATGCAGCTTTTACCACGCAATGGCCCAACATTGTGGTTGGCCCTTATTGCAGTTCAGCTCACAATTGGCATTGGATATGCAACATTACTGAGCATTCCATCAGTTTTTTCTGCATTGACCATGGTAAACTTCTTACTGCCTATACTAGGCCTGGCCTTGGAGTTACCAGAAGATATTCAGAATCTGTTAGTTGCCTTTTCAGGCGTGTATATAACAGCACAGACTGTATTTTATGTAACTCTGAATTTAAAATGGTTTTATTATACAATAAGATATGTTTATTTGCTGGTACGGCATATGTATCGTATATATGGATTACAAGTTATTGTGGAGGACACGTGGAAGAGGATTCGTTTTCCTGATGTATTAAGGGTTTTTTGGTTGACTCGGCTAATGGCACAAGCCATTATTTTAGTTTATGTTGTTAAAGTAACACAAAGTGATTCAGAGAACAAAAGCTACTTTATTTCTTGGAGTGACAGCTGGGAAGTCCTCTGCAGTCTCATTATAAGTGGGTGTGACTcaacactgactgtcctgggcaTGAGTGCAGTCATCTCATCATTAGCACACTACTTGGGACTTGGAATCTTAGCCTTCATTGGGTCTACTGAGGAGGAAGATAAACGCTTGGGGTTTGTGGCCCcagttttatttttcattttggcGCTGCAGACAGGTTTGAGTGGACTGGAACCTGAAGAAAGACTAGTTCGCCTCAGTCGCAACATGTGCCTTCTGTTGACTGCAATCCTGCATTTCATTCATGGAATGACGGACCCTGTGCTGATGTCACTTAGTGCCTCCCATGTTTCGTCCCTCAGAAGACACTTGCCTGTTCTCATGGTTTCCATTAGCCTTTTCATTCTTCCAATTATACTCAGCTGCACCTTGTGGCAGGTCCACACGCTGAACACTTGGCTGTTTGCTGTGACAGCATTCTGTGTTGAATTGTGCTTAAAAGTAATTGTTTCCCTTACTGTGTACACTCTGTTTATAATTGATGGATACTACAATGTGTTATGGGAAAAACTAGATGATTACATTTACTATGTTCGTTCAACAGGCAATGTTATTGAGTTCATTTTTGGAGTGATAATGTTCGGAAATGGAGCTTATACAATGATGTTTGAATCGGGTAGTAAAATTCGTGCCTGTATGATGTGCTTACATGCTTACTTTAACATTTATTTGCAAGCTAAAAATGGATGGAAAACATTTATAAACCGGAGGACTGCAGTTAAGAAAATTAACTCCCTGCCAGAAGTAAGAGGCAACAGGTTGCATGATATTGGTGATGTATGTGCAATTTGTTACCAGGAGTTCACCACTTCAGCACGCATTACACCTTGCAATCATTATTTCCATGCCCTTTGCCTGCGCAAGTGGCTGTACATTCAGGATACATGTCCTATGTGCCATCAGGGAGTGTACATTGAGGATAACCAGAATGAAAGTTCAGTATTTGTCAATAACAATGGAAATGTTCCACAGCATCAACCAGTAGTGGAAAATTTGGTGGTGGCAGCAGCTGCTGTTGATGCTGACAGTGATCTCAATGAAGACAATGACAGCATTGAGTATGATGAAGAAGAGTGGACAACTCAAAACGGCAATGCAGGAGTGGAGGATGAGTACCTCGATGATGATACAGATGCAAGTGATGAGTGA